Part of the Chthonomonadales bacterium genome is shown below.
GTCCGCGAGCACGCCTCTGGCTTCTCACTGAAGGTCCCACAGGTACTGTGAACGGTCGCTGATGACGATGTCGGTGTTGGCCATCCCCTTCACCCAGTTGGTGCCCGCCGCCAGCGCGCCGGCCTTCATGTACTTGGAGTGGCCATCGCAGAACGCCACGTTCGTGCCCTCGTTGTGGCGGATGGCCACGGGGCCGGTGTACGTGGGGTTGCTGGCGAAGTTCAGGTCGTCACCGTAAGAGCCCGCACCCCAGCCGCCGTTGGACCAGGTGCAGTCATCCGGAGCCCACAGGGCCGCCGGGCTGTCCACCACGTGCGAGGTGTACCAACCCGCGCTGTCGCCGACGTACTTGGAGTCGGTCAGCAGGACGGTGCCGGCGGGCGAGTTGATGGCCGCATTGGTGACGGGATAGCCGCCGGGCAGCCAGACGGAGCAATCGGACTGATTGAGGTAGTTCCAGTTGTAGCCGTAGGCGGGCCACCTCATCCAGTTGTACCACCACTTGATGTTGGCCTGCGAGCCGTTCCAGATGCCGAACGGGTCCGTGCCATCGGATGGGCAGCGCAGGATCGGCCAGTTCTTGGTGTAGGGCTGGATCAGCTCGGGCCAGTAGCGCTGGTCATCCGGAAAGGCGGCGGCGCTCGTCCAGGCGTGCGGGGCCACGACCTCGTCGTAGTCCTGCCAGTACATCAGGTGGCCGAGCGCGATCTGCTTGGTGTTGGAGAGGCAACTGGTGGTGCGCGCCTTCTCGCGCGCGGAGGCGAAAACAGGGAACAGGATGGCAGCGAGAATCGCGATGATCGCGATAACGACCAGAAGCTCGATCAGGGTGAACGCGCTCCCTTGCTTGCGACACATACCGAGTAGTCCTTTCAACCGAGATGGCCGGGCGCGGCCTCGTCTGACCAGGGGTCGCGAGCGCGCCCGCACGCAGACGCGAGCGGGCGGCATGCACCGGTGGAGGCAGTATACCATACGTCTGGCCATGCTGCGCATCGGGCCGCGCGCCCGCGCGCCCGCCGGGGCCGCCCCGGGTACGGCGGCGGCCAGCGCCGGGAGGCGAACGGGGCTCGGATCGCGAAGAGAGTACGTGGCTCGCCGGGCGCCGGGTAACGACGCCCGGCGCGCCGAAAGGGGACGCACGACCATGCCCGACAGCCCGCTGCTGGAGCGCGCGGCCGATTTCATCTGGCGCAACGCGCGCCTGCTCGACCGGCATCTGTTCGCCTACCTCTACCGTGACGGTCCGCGCGAGGGCGTCCTCGACGCCCTGCACGCCTACCACAACGGGGACGGCGGCTTCGGCCACGCCCTCGAGCCGGACAAGCGCACGCCGGCCAGCCAGCCCATCGACGTCCAGATCGCCTTCGAGGTGATGGACGTCGTCGGGATCGATGCCACGATGGCGGGCCAGGCGTGCGATTTTCTGGCCTCCGTGGGGGAGCCGGACGGCTCAGTGGCCTGCGTGCTGCCCGGCGTCAACCGTTACCCGCACGCGCCGTGGTGGCAGCTCCAGGGCGAGCCCAGGGGCGGCATCAACCCGACCGGAGCGATCGCCGGCCTGCTGCTCAAGCAGCGCTTCGACCATCGGTGGCTGCGCTCCGCCACCGCCTACTCGTGGAGCGTGTGCGAGGGGTCCGACACCGTGGAGCCGCACGACCTCGCCTGCATACTCACGTTCCTGCAGAACGCGCCGGACCGTCCGCGTGCCCTGCGCGCGTTCGAGCGCGTGTCGCGGAACATGCTCGGCGCCGGCGTGGTGGGGATGGACCCGGCGGCGTCTGGATACGTGAAGAAGCTGCTGGAGTGGGCGCCCACGCCGGAAAGCCTCTGCCGCCCGCTCTTCACGCGGGAGGCGGTGGACGCGCACCTCGCGGCGCTCGCCGCCGCCCAATGCGATGACGGCGGCTGGCCCATCACCTGGCCGGCGCTGAGCCCGGCATGCGAGCTTGAGTGGCGTGGGCACATGACGATCCGGGCGCTGCGCACGCTCGACGCGTATGGCCGGCTGGACCGCTGAAGGGAGGGGCGCCATGCTCGCCTTGATGCCGGCCGTGCTCGCCGCGCTCGCCGGCCTTGCGGTCGGCCTCGCGCCGGCCCGGCCGCTCCGCGCGCTCCTCGTCGCCGACGAGTTGCCCGCGATGGAGCGCCTGGCCGCGCGGCTCGGCGCCCTGGAGGGCGTCGAATGCAGCCTGACGCGCCCGGGGGCCATGGGGGCCGACCTCGGCGGCTACGACGCGGTCGCCGTCTACATCCACGGCGTCCTCTCGCCGGCCGCCGAGGCCGCGTTCATTCGCTACGCCGAGGCCGGCGGCACACTCGTGCTGCTCCATCATTCCATCAGCTCCGGCAAGCGCGCCAATCGCGACTGGTTTCGCTTCCTTGGCGTGACGCTGCCGGAGGAAGGGCCGGGCCGCTACCGGTGGATCGAGGGCGTCACGCTCGAGGTGGTGAACCTGGCGCCGGGCCACCCAATCCCGTCGCGCGGGGTGCGCTACCCGGAACGCATACCGTTCGCCCGCGCCGCCCGGCCGGAGCGCCGACTGCCCGGGTTCCGGCTCCATGACTCGGAGGTCTATCTGAACCACGTGCTGACGGGACCGCGGACGCCGCTGCTCGGACTGCGCTGGACGGACCCGCGGTCGGGCGAAACCCTCATGCAGGAGACGGCGGGGTGGGTACGCGCGGCGGGCCGCGGGCACGTGGTTTACCTGATGCCCGGCCACAACGCCCGCGAGTTCGACGATCCCACCTACGCGCGCATCGTGGCGAACGCCGTGGTCTGGAGGCCGACCCGAGGCGAGTGAGGCGCGGCGGGCTCAGGCCGGTGTGCGCGCGCCCCTCGCCACGACGGCTCCGAGCGTGATGAGCGCGGCGCCCGGAAGAAGGCCGGGACTGAGAGCCTGCCGATAGGCGAGGCCGATCAGCACCGCGGAGACGACCGGGATAGAGAAGGAGAGCGTGGCGGCCAGGTGCGGCGGCGCCTGCTTGACGCCGATCTCCCACCAGTAGTAGCCGAGCCCGACCGGGCCGACGCCGCAGAAGAGCACCCAGAAGACGGCGGCCGGAGTGAGGTGCGGCGCCGCCGCCCACTCTCCCCGCGCCATCCCGACCGTCGCGGCGAGCGCCGCGCAGAGCGCGAACTGTGCCGTCGACCCGTTGTGCTCCTCCGGCACGCGCCAGCGGCGCAGCAGCACCGAGTAGAGCGCCCACAGGCAGGCGCCCGCCAGCGCCATAGCGTGCGGCAGGAGGTCGGCGGGCGGCCGCGCGAACGTGTCTACCCCGCGCACGGCGGCGACGCCCGCCAACCCGAGCGCCGCGCCCAGCAGCGCCCGTCCGAGTGGCGGCCGGTCCGGCAACAGCAGGCAGGCAAAGAGGACCATCAGCACGGGCCAGAGATAGTTGACGAGCGCCACCTGGGCCAGGTCGCGCTCGGTGGCCACGCCGACGGCCAGCACCAGCAGGACGGTGTAGACGGCGATGCCGAGGAACCCGGCGGCCCAAACGCGCGGCGGCATCGACACCAGCCCCGCCAGGGGCCGTTGGCGGGCACGGTGAAGCGCTGCGCCCACCGCCACGCCCACCAGGCTGACGAGGGTCGTGTAGACCATCGGGCCGAGCGCGCGCGACCCGGCGGCGAAGCAGAGGCCCGTGAAGCACCAGAGGCCGATGGCCCCGGCCGCGAACCACAGGCCCCGCCGCGCGGCCGCTGGCGCGCGCGCCTCGGGCAGATGCGCCGGCGCGCCGGCCGGCCTCATCCTCGCCGCATCAGCTCGGGCAGGTCCACCGGGCGCCCGCCGCGCTTCGCCGAGAGCAGCGCGGCGTAGTGGATGGCCGTTTTCTCCAGCAGCACGGCGCGAGGCACCGGCTCCTCCCCGGTCCGGAAGAAGGCGGCCATGTGATGGAGGAGCGCGTCGTAGCTCACCTCGAAGCGCACCTCCTCGCTCTCGTTCTCCAGGCCAAAGACCTTCAGGCGGAAGCCGTACCATCGCGCGCCTGGGCCCACCATCTCGAGCGCTCCGCGCGCCCCGGCGGCGGCGGCTTGCGGCCCATAGCGCAGGTAGAGCATGACCGGCCCGGCCGCCAGGCGCGGCTCCTCCGGCCGCGTTTCCAGCGACACGGCCTGTACCGCCGAAACGCCCGGCCCGAGGACGCTGACCAGCGCGGCGATGGCGTGGGGCAGATAGAAGACAAGATGCTCACTTGGCCCGACGACGTTGAAGAGACGGATCGGCCCCAGGCCGGGCAGCGCCGCGCGCGCCGCGTCGCCGGCGGCGGTGTGGTAGAGCGCCGAGGCGGAGTAGACGCGGGCGCTGTGCCGCGCGGCCAGGTCAAGGATGGCGCGCGCGTCGGCCACGCTACCGGCGAACGGCCGATTGAGGAAGACGCGGCGCCCGGCCTCCAGAAACGGCCGCGCCAGCGCCAGGTAGCGGTCCGGCATCAAGTCGGTGATCAGGACGCCGTCCACGTCGTCGCCGGCCGCGCGCGGATCGGCCACGACCTGGGCCCCCGTGGCGCGCGCCACCTGCTCGGCCGCCTGGGGCAGCGCGTCCCACACGCGAGTCGGGCGCATGCCGAAGCGCGCTCCATCCGGCGCGGTCAGCATCTCCGCCCAC
Proteins encoded:
- a CDS encoding Gfo/Idh/MocA family oxidoreductase; translated protein: MERGARAGGLSRRQAVVGAAGVLVVADAALGGERMDGGTDAAPPLKLGIVGCSEGTHGKVWAEMLTAPDGARFGMRPTRVWDALPQAAEQVARATGAQVVADPRAAGDDVDGVLITDLMPDRYLALARPFLEAGRRVFLNRPFAGSVADARAILDLAARHSARVYSASALYHTAAGDAARAALPGLGPIRLFNVVGPSEHLVFYLPHAIAALVSVLGPGVSAVQAVSLETRPEEPRLAAGPVMLYLRYGPQAAAAGARGALEMVGPGARWYGFRLKVFGLENESEEVRFEVSYDALLHHMAAFFRTGEEPVPRAVLLEKTAIHYAALLSAKRGGRPVDLPELMRRG
- a CDS encoding ThuA domain-containing protein → MLALMPAVLAALAGLAVGLAPARPLRALLVADELPAMERLAARLGALEGVECSLTRPGAMGADLGGYDAVAVYIHGVLSPAAEAAFIRYAEAGGTLVLLHHSISSGKRANRDWFRFLGVTLPEEGPGRYRWIEGVTLEVVNLAPGHPIPSRGVRYPERIPFARAARPERRLPGFRLHDSEVYLNHVLTGPRTPLLGLRWTDPRSGETLMQETAGWVRAAGRGHVVYLMPGHNAREFDDPTYARIVANAVVWRPTRGE
- a CDS encoding DUF1559 domain-containing protein, with amino-acid sequence MCRKQGSAFTLIELLVVIAIIAILAAILFPVFASAREKARTTSCLSNTKQIALGHLMYWQDYDEVVAPHAWTSAAAFPDDQRYWPELIQPYTKNWPILRCPSDGTDPFGIWNGSQANIKWWYNWMRWPAYGYNWNYLNQSDCSVWLPGGYPVTNAAINSPAGTVLLTDSKYVGDSAGWYTSHVVDSPAALWAPDDCTWSNGGWGAGSYGDDLNFASNPTYTGPVAIRHNEGTNVAFCDGHSKYMKAGALAAGTNWVKGMANTDIVISDRSQYLWDLQ
- a CDS encoding EamA family transporter, translating into MRPAGAPAHLPEARAPAAARRGLWFAAGAIGLWCFTGLCFAAGSRALGPMVYTTLVSLVGVAVGAALHRARQRPLAGLVSMPPRVWAAGFLGIAVYTVLLVLAVGVATERDLAQVALVNYLWPVLMVLFACLLLPDRPPLGRALLGAALGLAGVAAVRGVDTFARPPADLLPHAMALAGACLWALYSVLLRRWRVPEEHNGSTAQFALCAALAATVGMARGEWAAAPHLTPAAVFWVLFCGVGPVGLGYYWWEIGVKQAPPHLAATLSFSIPVVSAVLIGLAYRQALSPGLLPGAALITLGAVVARGARTPA